From Gopherus flavomarginatus isolate rGopFla2 chromosome 7, rGopFla2.mat.asm, whole genome shotgun sequence, the proteins below share one genomic window:
- the LOC127055884 gene encoding uncharacterized protein LOC127055884 has translation MILRRFSAIWNNSYTWESIKEVSVKTSSVSVTTEFHAECTCNVDKMLCRLVANTSIMMKCLKYVCHHHRKEARHRKLSKKRKEEEIKDEEIFPICLYSHCSSTDTVMQEV, from the exons ATGATCCTCAGAAGGTTTTCTGCCATCTGGAACAACAGCTACACCTGGGAAAGCATCAAAGAG GTGTCCGTGAAGACCTCTTCTGTTTCTGTCACGACAGAATTTCATGCTGAGTGCACCTGCAATGTGGACAAAATGCTCTGCAGGCTGGTGGCAAACACATCTATCATGATGAAATGCCTGAAGTATGTATGCCACCATCATAGGAAAGAAGCCAGGCACCGGAAGTTAAGTAAGAAGAGGAAGGAAGAAGAAATTAAGGATGAAGAGATCTTCCCTATTTGTCTGTACAGCCACTGCTCCAGCACGGATACCGTGATGCAGGAAGTATAA
- the ANKRD45 gene encoding ankyrin repeat domain-containing protein 45 yields MELVEATQPADTGEPKEPEYSNPLLRHALTGDVEGVQQIFADPEDPDGEKAMQLLMEKDIIGRDLLYATSMAGQSAVIRALAKYGVVMKDKTARGYTLLHCAAAWGQLETLKTLVELEADILATTFQGEKARDIAHRYAQIDCVEFLDWAEAKQALRTFIAHIQATIADPEKVQGRLNKEDKNMSLSACCVKSDWLENAKEPTRQDFLDQKQQLEDTMLPIFTKLATPRPLTAKSTRSALNCSKI; encoded by the exons ATGGAGCTAGTAGAAGCAACACAGCCAGCAGATACAGGGGAGCCTAAGGAACCAGAGTATTCTAACCCTCTCCTGAGGCATGCTCTCACTGGAGATGTGGAAGGTGTGCAGCAGATTTTTGCTGACCCAGAAGACCCTGATGGTGAAAAGGCCATGCAACTTCTCATGGAAAAGGACATCATAGGGAGAGACCTACTGTACGCAACCAGCATGGCTGGACAGAGTGCAGTCATCAGAGCACTGGCAAAATACGGAGTGGTCATGAAGGATAAAACAGCCAGAG GTTACACACTCCTCCACTGTGCTGCGGCCTGGGGCCAGCTGGAGACTTTGAAAACTCTGGTAGAACTGGAAGCTGATATTCTAGCAACGACTTTCCAGGGTGAAAAGGCCCGAGATATAGCCCACCGTTATGCACAGATAGACTGTGTCGAATTCCTGGACTGGGCAG AAGCTAAGCAGGCTCTGCGGACGTTCATTGCCCACATCCAGGCAACGATTGCAGACCCAGAGAAGGTGCAGGGAAGGCTGAACAAGGAAGACAAG AACATGTCTCTCAGTGCCTGTTGTGTAAAATCTGACTGGCTTGAGAACGCCAAGGAGCCCACCAGACAAGACTTCCTGGATCAGAAGCAGCAGCTGGAAGATACCATGCTTCCCATCTTCACAAAGCTGGCCACGCCCC GTCCTCTGACAGCTAAGAGCACCAGGTCAGCATTGAACTGCAGCAAAATCTGA